From Brevibacillus marinus, a single genomic window includes:
- a CDS encoding Rrf2 family transcriptional regulator, giving the protein MAVVSRYTIALHILTLMARVAQKSKDSVTSNQIAASVNTNPVFIRRILALLRKAKLVSVRHGAGVGWSLAKSPDEITLRDVYEAVEQKPLFELHHSEPNPSCLIGQGIRFALQECYETAELAMKRELARVTISDLLEKTVSSVQNRDLSKLGQ; this is encoded by the coding sequence ATGGCGGTCGTCAGTCGATATACGATTGCGCTTCACATCCTCACCTTGATGGCCCGAGTCGCCCAAAAAAGCAAAGATTCCGTAACCTCCAATCAAATCGCGGCCAGTGTCAACACCAATCCGGTGTTTATCCGGCGGATTTTGGCGTTGTTGCGCAAAGCCAAGCTGGTTTCCGTGCGGCACGGCGCCGGCGTCGGCTGGAGCCTGGCCAAGTCGCCGGATGAAATTACGCTCCGCGACGTATATGAAGCGGTGGAGCAGAAACCGCTGTTCGAACTGCATCACAGCGAACCGAACCCGTCTTGTCTGATTGGTCAGGGGATTCGGTTCGCGCTGCAGGAATGTTACGAAACCGCGGAGCTTGCCATGAAACGGGAACTGGCGCGCGTGACGATCTCCGATCTTCTGGAAAAGACGGTGTCTTCCGTCCAAAACCGCGACCTATCCAAGCTTGGACAATGA